The Thalassotalea psychrophila genome window below encodes:
- a CDS encoding putative Ig domain-containing protein codes for MVLKSSLLTLLIGSAFSTTALADTTGSYLIHPVENYQESNSAELAESVAEYRILLKQPGAIDTSYAKNGVNRKEAINQVSLQQQQLFADITTLDSSAYITDRIRLIANMLHVVMAKDTADKLAAHKHIHSIIATDGNIAAQSEMLAKGLQAKDENPYPLLKINDAKGAPVVAIIGSGVDYTHKSLGGNGDYGQAYDNMVNSWEGFPNDVVIGGFDFASESGTYDYNPLEYPNDFLTYVGGTGTMAASLIRQAAPDAKILAYKVEGIGFAGYHIGQNPNNILKALEMSIDPNLDGDLSDSADVVILDTAASSFGFYREFETGIDGNNVQVKMLRSLAAAGMQVVLPSGDASAFYEYHFDSDDNVIVDEEGLPKRFTVYHHSYFNVASRAIAPEAITVGTAYIENDQYHVDKATSIGPTRGDSVLKPDILSVNREVFGAIAASGSAQGRLATSNFLMAAKVAATATSIMQSHPELTPSEVKSLIVNTGNINTINEWGVAQIGGGTIQPLSANSSYALMIDNDNHQPSLNLGFLDVSGQRSVSRNIKIKNISDSEQLYHSEIIINGTKQSNDAISIDFPETIILAAGEEKIVAVTFRIDAAKLERDIITKGTDFTIDNWDRLAFQGYLQLNHSINSAANIRMPWLVMPQVSDDIEVDKDSFDFAFHYSEYVSKLRDIDYTPLPHSNVIEGALKYGANFEEHILDLVNNSDYPQTLYAMPIIYRADRKPLSLATNYGHIPQTIAGGVYPEASCESGQKLSMAVTMFDNIDVPVANHFERGLNLVAIKLYTMQAVEDANYDNYVLVNSSSPDHQLTELSTRLNSENSFSTHYIDLSMPFDRFRPTARIKRTSLPMIFSPNRKTVINSICTNDLYHGAINEQTLAEPLAMIVSTDRQAIPGPWDAPLMHNFTLGGLVTNKVNEDAIDPAELECGNNQIKDLNKNCINYYPEDVVDTYLYEYLEAFGMRKGDLAPVCYVNGNVNFECVVEHELFVEAIEFDSPLIANGELICDFQAKSVTANCIAEEIKNSTEIAENDKWQYEITVKLDTLLIPPVFDGSPGTSSFTGTMFKFAHINSAEQTTFDWQDSITLQPNTRVKTSTLFSSECAVVNVQIRKCSEGAAVFNPQTGYFAIAGSNSVLPVIKAGQSFSVAENAPIGETFGQVQLSGTTLIHGLITTEAEFSLIGDSAGAPFQLSSDGVLSIRDPSRIDYETQQHYPVLVSVKVGKSHGITVQIDVFITNSNDNAPQQVSAIEEFIAEQGLAIEPKDLSVYFTDVDGIGLKYKANDLPQGLILNSAGLLTGTPLVNGEFTAQITVNDGQNFYQADMVFNIAASSTDSGTDSTNENSSSGGTFYMSLLLVLFCCRRFR; via the coding sequence ATGGTTTTAAAATCATCACTCCTGACCTTACTGATTGGTTCCGCTTTTAGTACTACTGCACTGGCAGATACTACAGGCAGTTACTTAATTCATCCGGTAGAGAATTATCAAGAATCGAACAGCGCTGAATTAGCTGAATCTGTAGCCGAGTATAGAATACTGTTAAAGCAGCCTGGCGCTATAGACACCTCGTACGCAAAGAACGGTGTTAACCGTAAAGAGGCAATTAATCAAGTCTCATTGCAACAGCAACAATTGTTTGCCGACATCACAACCCTAGACTCTTCAGCATACATTACTGATCGTATTCGCCTTATTGCTAATATGCTACATGTAGTAATGGCTAAGGATACTGCTGATAAACTCGCGGCTCATAAACATATTCACAGTATTATCGCTACCGATGGGAATATTGCAGCCCAAAGCGAGATGCTGGCAAAAGGTTTGCAGGCGAAAGACGAGAACCCTTATCCGCTGTTAAAAATTAACGACGCGAAAGGCGCGCCAGTAGTAGCTATTATCGGCAGCGGTGTTGACTATACCCATAAATCATTGGGCGGTAATGGTGATTATGGTCAGGCCTATGACAATATGGTTAACAGCTGGGAAGGCTTTCCTAATGATGTGGTTATTGGAGGTTTCGATTTTGCTTCAGAAAGTGGCACTTATGATTACAACCCACTGGAGTATCCTAACGATTTTTTAACTTATGTAGGTGGCACAGGAACCATGGCTGCTTCGTTGATAAGACAAGCGGCGCCCGATGCTAAAATACTGGCCTATAAAGTCGAAGGTATCGGCTTTGCTGGATATCATATAGGGCAAAATCCTAATAATATTCTTAAAGCTCTGGAAATGTCGATAGATCCAAACCTGGATGGTGATTTATCAGACAGCGCAGATGTGGTGATTTTAGACACTGCAGCTTCGTCATTCGGTTTTTATCGTGAATTTGAAACCGGCATCGATGGGAACAATGTCCAAGTTAAAATGTTGCGTTCGCTTGCTGCCGCTGGTATGCAGGTTGTTTTACCGTCAGGTGATGCCAGTGCTTTCTATGAATATCATTTTGACTCTGATGATAATGTTATCGTCGATGAAGAGGGTCTGCCAAAACGCTTTACTGTTTATCATCACAGTTATTTTAATGTCGCATCACGTGCAATAGCACCCGAAGCCATTACTGTTGGTACGGCGTACATTGAAAATGATCAATATCATGTCGATAAAGCAACAAGTATTGGGCCTACCCGCGGTGACTCTGTATTAAAACCGGATATATTATCGGTAAACCGCGAAGTATTTGGTGCGATCGCAGCTTCTGGCTCTGCCCAAGGCAGGTTGGCAACCAGTAATTTTTTAATGGCGGCGAAAGTAGCAGCAACGGCCACGTCAATTATGCAAAGTCACCCTGAACTTACCCCAAGCGAAGTAAAATCATTAATTGTTAATACCGGTAATATCAACACCATTAACGAGTGGGGCGTTGCCCAAATTGGTGGTGGTACCATTCAACCATTATCGGCAAACTCTTCCTATGCGCTGATGATAGATAATGATAATCACCAACCTAGTTTAAACCTAGGGTTTCTAGATGTTAGCGGACAGCGTAGTGTCAGCCGTAATATTAAGATAAAAAATATATCTGATAGCGAGCAACTCTATCATTCAGAAATTATCATTAATGGCACAAAACAATCAAATGACGCGATAAGCATTGATTTTCCAGAGACGATTATATTAGCCGCCGGTGAAGAGAAAATTGTTGCCGTAACATTTCGTATTGATGCTGCCAAGTTAGAGCGTGACATCATCACCAAAGGCACTGACTTCACCATTGATAATTGGGACCGACTGGCATTTCAAGGGTATTTACAACTTAACCACAGCATAAATAGTGCCGCTAATATTCGCATGCCGTGGTTGGTAATGCCGCAAGTAAGTGATGATATTGAGGTTGATAAAGACTCATTTGATTTCGCTTTTCATTATTCAGAATATGTATCCAAGCTGCGCGATATTGATTACACGCCATTGCCGCACAGCAATGTAATTGAAGGTGCACTTAAATACGGCGCAAATTTTGAAGAACACATTTTAGATCTTGTTAATAACAGTGATTATCCGCAAACATTATACGCGATGCCGATTATTTATCGGGCTGATCGAAAACCACTTTCTTTAGCAACAAACTACGGACATATTCCACAAACGATTGCTGGTGGTGTTTATCCAGAGGCAAGCTGTGAGTCAGGCCAAAAACTTAGTATGGCCGTTACTATGTTTGACAATATTGATGTGCCTGTTGCGAATCATTTTGAGCGTGGTTTGAACTTGGTTGCAATTAAGCTATATACAATGCAAGCGGTAGAGGACGCAAATTATGATAATTACGTGTTGGTAAACTCTAGCTCGCCGGATCACCAACTTACTGAACTATCTACTCGCTTAAATAGTGAAAACAGCTTTAGTACCCACTACATCGATTTAAGCATGCCGTTTGATCGGTTCAGACCTACAGCACGCATTAAGCGAACTAGTCTGCCAATGATATTCAGCCCGAATCGTAAAACGGTGATCAACAGCATTTGTACTAATGACTTATACCATGGCGCAATTAATGAACAAACTCTTGCTGAGCCTCTGGCGATGATTGTTTCTACCGACAGACAAGCAATACCAGGACCATGGGATGCGCCGTTAATGCATAATTTTACCCTTGGCGGTTTGGTAACAAATAAGGTAAATGAGGATGCCATCGATCCGGCTGAATTAGAATGTGGCAATAACCAAATTAAAGACCTCAACAAAAACTGTATAAATTACTATCCAGAAGACGTTGTTGACACCTATCTATATGAGTATTTGGAAGCTTTTGGCATGCGTAAAGGCGACCTTGCACCAGTATGTTATGTCAATGGTAATGTTAACTTTGAATGTGTAGTCGAGCATGAGTTGTTTGTTGAAGCGATTGAATTTGATTCACCATTAATTGCCAACGGCGAATTAATTTGTGACTTTCAGGCTAAAAGTGTTACCGCAAATTGTATCGCTGAGGAGATTAAAAACTCAACTGAGATCGCTGAAAATGATAAGTGGCAATATGAAATCACCGTAAAGCTTGATACCTTGCTTATTCCTCCTGTATTTGATGGCTCTCCAGGTACCTCGTCTTTTACCGGTACTATGTTTAAGTTTGCGCATATCAACAGCGCCGAGCAAACAACATTTGACTGGCAAGATAGCATTACATTGCAGCCGAACACCCGAGTTAAAACATCAACTTTGTTTTCTTCTGAATGTGCCGTTGTAAATGTACAAATCCGTAAGTGTTCAGAAGGTGCTGCTGTTTTTAACCCACAAACCGGTTATTTTGCTATTGCTGGCAGTAACTCAGTGTTACCGGTTATTAAAGCAGGTCAGTCATTCTCTGTTGCTGAAAATGCACCTATTGGCGAAACGTTTGGGCAAGTTCAATTATCGGGTACTACCCTAATTCACGGTCTTATAACTACCGAAGCCGAATTTAGCCTGATTGGTGACAGTGCTGGCGCACCTTTCCAGCTGTCTAGTGATGGCGTGTTATCAATTCGCGATCCTAGTCGCATAGATTACGAAACACAGCAACATTACCCAGTGTTAGTAAGCGTTAAAGTGGGTAAAAGTCACGGTATAACGGTGCAAATTGATGTGTTTATTACCAATTCAAACGACAATGCCCCGCAGCAAGTTTCCGCGATAGAAGAGTTTATTGCTGAGCAAGGACTAGCCATAGAGCCGAAGGATTTATCTGTATATTTCACCGATGTTGATGGTATAGGCCTTAAATACAAGGCTAACGATTTACCGCAAGGCCTGATTTTAAATAGTGCTGGCCTGTTAACTGGTACACCGCTTGTTAATGGTGAATTTACAGCGCAGATCACCGTTAATGACGGTCAAAACTTCTACCAGGCCGATATGGTATTTAACATCGCTGCATCAAGTACTGATTCAGGTACTGATTCAACTAATGAAAATAGCTCATCCGGCGGCACGTTTTATATGTCGCTGTTGTTAGTACTATTTTGTTGTCGCCGTTTTAGATAA
- a CDS encoding winged helix-turn-helix domain-containing protein codes for MIEVPHRKYQVGRWQVDCARMTISSAEKTEQLSAKVFEILKLFIISKEHIVSKDKAIEVIWLGNEGVGKTGFTNAVWQLRKAFTDLGAEPDEVFATIQKVGYQMLADIEGIEENSVNNEFVSRYSKAAKYGAVAVIIVVLVAILIRFMSPTIQVEKVTQHATHITNYEGIEKQPNISPDGAFMAFQWRPLGKTQQIYIKNLQNSEAPLRKLTTEGNREISPVWSPTGTEIAYQKILENKECVISIYSLISNENRTVVNGCKAASNTNPLAWSKDGKTLVYNKVLDNRVAIFSYDLASNSEKQVSFPKENHQDLSVTFVENDEKLVIVRSYIESSELVVISDYKQQNVSENSFLQLEARMLSIAWDERNKKLFVIKPENGLYVLVSIDLQNNQQQLIDETATPGTLAVNNKTHELFFTRHYSKEHVEELAIDSGKLIRRVASSSRDLYGHYVSSDNSILFVSNRSGNWEVWQRNQYVSTQRTDNIGTVSIPAVSNNGSWFAMRVDPTGEKQPYLYISKIDGSEVIKEDNLGMPIQNPSWSVDEQSLYFSGFKDGKWGIFKYHMSTQKVEQITHSGEVFAQEGNDGDLYVSRFDLNGIWKFELKSNTFTQITKDFRSKDFASFYVKEDHLYFLKRTETQDLLMKVNKDQSVEVVLQFDVLSIRPYQGISSGADGSVIITRHGVLDADIYSLPL; via the coding sequence ATGATTGAAGTACCACATCGAAAATATCAGGTTGGCCGTTGGCAAGTCGATTGCGCCCGCATGACGATTTCTTCAGCTGAAAAAACTGAGCAATTATCTGCCAAGGTCTTTGAAATTTTAAAGCTGTTTATTATTTCAAAAGAGCATATCGTTAGTAAAGATAAAGCCATAGAGGTTATCTGGCTTGGTAACGAAGGCGTTGGTAAAACTGGGTTTACTAATGCGGTTTGGCAATTACGAAAAGCGTTTACTGACTTAGGTGCTGAGCCTGATGAAGTATTTGCTACCATTCAAAAAGTTGGTTATCAAATGTTGGCCGATATTGAAGGGATTGAAGAAAACAGTGTAAATAATGAGTTTGTTAGCCGTTACTCTAAAGCAGCAAAATATGGGGCCGTTGCCGTCATTATTGTCGTACTAGTCGCTATTTTAATTCGTTTCATGTCACCAACAATACAGGTAGAAAAAGTTACTCAACATGCAACTCATATAACCAATTATGAAGGGATTGAAAAACAGCCCAACATTAGCCCAGATGGTGCTTTTATGGCATTTCAATGGCGACCATTAGGAAAAACACAACAAATTTATATCAAAAACTTGCAAAATTCAGAAGCGCCGTTGAGAAAGTTAACCACTGAAGGAAATAGAGAAATATCGCCAGTTTGGTCACCAACAGGTACTGAAATCGCTTATCAAAAAATATTAGAAAATAAAGAGTGTGTGATTAGCATTTATAGTTTAATTTCTAATGAAAATAGAACTGTAGTTAATGGCTGTAAAGCTGCATCGAACACTAACCCATTAGCTTGGAGCAAGGATGGTAAAACTCTAGTTTACAATAAAGTATTGGATAACAGGGTGGCTATATTTAGTTATGATTTAGCCAGCAATAGCGAAAAACAAGTGAGCTTCCCGAAAGAAAACCATCAGGATTTATCGGTAACCTTTGTTGAAAACGATGAAAAGCTAGTCATTGTTCGCAGTTATATAGAATCTTCTGAGCTTGTGGTTATTAGTGATTATAAACAACAAAATGTTAGTGAGAATTCATTTTTACAACTTGAAGCGAGAATGTTGAGTATTGCTTGGGATGAGCGTAATAAAAAATTATTCGTCATCAAACCTGAAAATGGCCTTTATGTTCTAGTGTCTATCGATTTACAAAATAACCAGCAACAACTTATTGATGAAACAGCAACACCAGGCACGTTAGCTGTCAACAATAAAACCCATGAATTATTTTTTACCAGACATTATTCAAAAGAGCATGTCGAAGAACTTGCTATTGATTCCGGTAAGCTAATAAGAAGGGTTGCCTCCTCATCACGTGATTTGTATGGCCACTATGTAAGCAGTGACAACAGCATTTTATTTGTTTCTAATCGATCTGGTAATTGGGAAGTATGGCAACGAAACCAATATGTATCTACACAACGTACTGACAACATAGGCACTGTTTCTATTCCCGCCGTATCTAATAATGGAAGTTGGTTTGCCATGCGTGTTGATCCTACAGGAGAAAAACAGCCTTATTTATACATTTCTAAAATAGACGGCAGTGAGGTTATTAAAGAAGATAATCTAGGTATGCCAATACAAAATCCTAGTTGGTCAGTTGATGAACAGAGTTTGTATTTTTCTGGCTTTAAAGACGGAAAGTGGGGCATTTTTAAATATCACATGTCAACCCAAAAAGTAGAACAAATTACTCATTCAGGCGAAGTGTTTGCACAAGAGGGGAACGATGGAGATTTGTACGTATCTAGGTTTGATCTTAACGGCATTTGGAAGTTTGAACTTAAAAGCAATACGTTTACCCAAATTACAAAAGATTTCAGAAGTAAAGATTTTGCCAGCTTTTATGTCAAAGAAGATCACCTTTACTTTTTAAAAAGAACAGAAACACAAGATTTGCTGATGAAGGTCAACAAAGACCAAAGCGTAGAAGTTGTACTACAGTTTGATGTGCTTTCTATACGACCTTATCAAGGCATTTCTTCCGGGGCAGATGGAAGCGTAATTATCACTCGCCATGGGGTACTAGATGCTGATATCTATTCGCTACCGCTGTAA
- a CDS encoding leucine-rich repeat domain-containing protein — MAFIKNYNKIIYGGCLLTASILSGCGGGGGSDGESKAPDLVNQAPTVEIVGSNRATERELATFSADANDIDGKIASYQWSVDTDTVELIAADSAELSFIAPSISEKMSFTVSLTVTDNDGLTASSSAEFTALPIKKELLFFGQVIDEEVVNADVTFEIGDESFNTIATAIGHYDLEVIVDERNFDELIKITALGTIPAQAKVKLVSLLASFNTVYQQQSSLNFITITENFGVNVTNLSTAQYFVAQQLNDNKPITDEATYNEIYPNLYDTSRDDILEIAAVIKAVVDVRGDFEQFTLADDVTDTFALLTDPIAYTNVLNMLDPESELYDETVRSIVASPDISEFPDTDNDSVFDIFDQDIDGDGYLNIIKDKNGRDIEDIDTSDLYFDHHPYDASQYLPFVSQLTLKDFDEENARNHDNALLGCLHAMARRNEDIMNNYEMPTSNQAPLNVPVTEFTSLDCAEYSKYGDIGPALKYFVNVTSVDFTNASDISGLDQLQNLPISKLTLAANSSTAALADSNKTYDFSFLMSMAGLTELNLANTTFKNVDHLKNSTQLAKLNLSGTAVTNITALTGFTELTEVNVAKTLVIDLSPLNDSIGLTSLIASYSKVVTLPNFFNMPQLAELDIDNNQIVNIDSLAALSNFTKLDLSNNSIVNIDSLAAMTKLTELDASNNNIVDIDSLSALIMLTELDASNNNIVDITPLQDLIELTDLNLSDNNIAGSIDSLSKLTALTSLSLDNNQIDNIAGVTEMTLLTKLHLANNELLGSTVINPLAALESLNLLDLSDNAIRSVDTFLNWQVLPGELDLRNNQLLCEFQVAIDDRAIADGTTLYIGDDDAEVQCIVPKEIDIKRVEIGFGGDSGEPAQTPLTVLGLSTQVAGISANGSSSLGVEDGIACISKHVGDRMYPICFESNHALTNDTRISCKAEANSLQAQCQPEDTVKYGTTTVWPGVAFTFDFEQRVLPGNKFAATFEDRVLLQLLKSNKGDQSYDISCSAVSDGLSTCIMSSDEENHPNSTFTGTLSWQQPHNKPYMPRCSGNAGDTIAVCYPAYGTVIPRDDGNVDKTATPFTIDLLDITYRPLNNASCDDGDLCGGF, encoded by the coding sequence ATGGCGTTTATAAAAAACTATAATAAAATAATTTACGGTGGCTGTTTACTAACAGCAAGCATCCTTAGCGGCTGTGGTGGCGGTGGTGGTAGTGATGGAGAATCTAAAGCTCCAGATCTAGTTAACCAGGCACCAACCGTTGAAATTGTCGGTAGCAATCGTGCAACCGAAAGGGAGCTGGCCACGTTTAGCGCCGATGCAAATGATATTGATGGTAAAATTGCCAGTTATCAATGGAGTGTCGACACCGATACCGTTGAGTTAATTGCTGCTGACAGTGCCGAGTTAAGTTTTATCGCTCCCAGCATTAGCGAAAAAATGTCTTTTACCGTATCTTTAACGGTAACAGATAATGATGGTTTAACCGCTTCATCGTCTGCAGAGTTTACAGCCCTTCCGATCAAAAAAGAGCTGTTATTTTTCGGCCAGGTTATCGATGAAGAAGTGGTTAACGCCGACGTTACCTTTGAAATTGGCGATGAAAGTTTTAACACCATCGCCACCGCCATAGGCCATTATGATCTTGAAGTTATTGTTGATGAGCGTAACTTTGATGAATTGATCAAAATTACTGCACTTGGCACCATACCGGCGCAAGCAAAAGTAAAACTGGTGTCTTTGTTAGCCAGCTTTAATACGGTTTATCAACAACAAAGTTCACTTAACTTTATCACCATCACTGAAAACTTTGGCGTTAATGTTACTAATTTATCTACCGCCCAGTATTTTGTTGCTCAGCAATTAAATGATAATAAGCCTATTACTGACGAAGCTACCTACAACGAAATTTATCCTAACCTTTACGATACCAGTCGCGATGACATATTGGAGATTGCTGCTGTGATCAAAGCGGTAGTTGATGTGCGTGGTGACTTCGAACAATTTACACTAGCAGATGACGTTACAGATACGTTTGCACTATTAACAGACCCTATCGCATACACGAATGTGTTAAATATGTTGGATCCCGAAAGTGAATTGTATGACGAAACTGTTCGCTCAATTGTTGCCAGCCCTGATATTAGCGAATTTCCTGACACCGATAACGATTCTGTGTTTGATATTTTTGACCAGGATATTGATGGTGACGGTTACTTAAACATCATTAAAGATAAAAATGGTCGAGATATTGAAGATATCGACACGAGTGATTTGTATTTTGATCATCACCCTTATGATGCAAGCCAATACTTACCGTTTGTATCGCAATTAACGCTTAAAGATTTTGATGAAGAAAATGCCAGAAACCATGACAATGCTCTGCTTGGTTGTTTACATGCTATGGCTCGTCGAAATGAAGACATTATGAATAATTATGAGATGCCAACGTCGAATCAGGCTCCGTTAAATGTGCCTGTTACTGAGTTTACCAGCTTAGATTGTGCTGAATATAGTAAATATGGCGACATTGGCCCAGCGCTGAAATACTTTGTCAATGTTACCTCGGTAGATTTTACTAATGCCTCTGATATATCTGGACTTGACCAGCTGCAAAACTTACCTATTAGTAAGCTAACGCTTGCGGCCAATTCAAGTACTGCTGCACTGGCTGATTCGAACAAAACCTATGATTTTTCATTTTTAATGAGTATGGCAGGTTTAACTGAATTAAATTTAGCTAATACTACCTTTAAAAATGTTGATCACCTTAAAAATAGCACACAATTGGCAAAATTAAATCTAAGTGGCACTGCCGTTACCAATATTACCGCGCTTACTGGGTTTACCGAATTAACAGAAGTTAACGTTGCTAAAACCTTGGTAATCGATTTATCGCCACTGAACGATTCTATTGGGCTTACCTCATTAATTGCCAGTTACAGTAAGGTTGTTACTTTACCCAATTTTTTCAATATGCCGCAATTAGCTGAGCTCGACATTGATAATAACCAAATAGTTAATATTGACTCACTTGCCGCATTATCAAACTTTACCAAGCTTGATTTAAGCAACAACAGTATTGTTAATATCGACTCACTTGCAGCAATGACAAAATTAACCGAACTTGACGCTAGCAATAATAATATTGTCGATATCGACTCTTTATCAGCATTAATAATGTTAACCGAACTTGACGCCAGCAATAATAATATTGTTGATATTACGCCGCTACAAGATCTGATTGAATTAACCGATTTAAATTTAAGTGATAACAATATCGCTGGCAGTATCGACAGTTTAAGCAAGCTAACCGCATTAACGAGCTTGTCATTAGATAATAATCAAATTGATAATATTGCCGGTGTTACTGAGATGACGCTATTAACAAAATTGCACTTAGCCAATAATGAATTACTAGGCAGTACTGTAATAAACCCATTAGCGGCTTTGGAGAGTCTTAACCTATTAGACCTTAGCGATAACGCTATTCGCTCAGTAGATACATTTTTAAACTGGCAGGTGTTACCGGGCGAGCTGGATTTAAGAAATAATCAACTATTGTGCGAATTTCAAGTTGCCATAGATGATAGAGCAATTGCTGATGGTACTACACTTTATATAGGTGATGACGACGCCGAAGTGCAATGTATCGTACCAAAAGAGATTGATATCAAGAGGGTTGAAATAGGCTTTGGCGGTGACTCAGGTGAGCCAGCGCAAACACCTTTAACTGTATTAGGCTTAAGCACTCAGGTTGCCGGAATTTCAGCGAACGGCTCTAGCTCTTTGGGGGTTGAAGATGGGATTGCTTGTATCTCAAAACACGTGGGTGATAGGATGTATCCGATCTGTTTTGAATCGAATCACGCGTTAACCAACGATACTAGAATTAGTTGTAAAGCTGAGGCTAACTCTTTACAGGCACAATGTCAGCCTGAAGATACTGTCAAATATGGTACCACAACAGTCTGGCCAGGCGTTGCCTTTACCTTTGATTTTGAGCAGCGAGTACTGCCGGGTAATAAATTTGCCGCCACCTTTGAAGACCGAGTATTATTACAGTTGTTAAAATCTAACAAGGGTGATCAATCCTATGACATTAGCTGTTCGGCAGTTAGTGATGGCTTATCTACCTGTATTATGTCGTCTGATGAGGAAAATCATCCAAATTCCACGTTTACTGGTACTCTTAGTTGGCAACAACCCCATAATAAGCCATACATGCCACGCTGTTCAGGGAATGCCGGCGATACCATTGCTGTCTGTTACCCCGCCTATGGCACTGTTATTCCTCGAGACGATGGAAATGTAGATAAAACGGCCACCCCGTTTACCATAGATTTACTGGATATTACCTACAGACCACTCAATAATGCTAGCTGCGATGATGGAGATTTATGTGGAGGCTTCTAA